A DNA window from Aspergillus nidulans FGSC A4 chromosome I contains the following coding sequences:
- a CDS encoding sugar transporter family protein (transcript_id=CADANIAT00007490), which translates to MADDQVKAQAGHIEAPEEHRPLTFKACFQYLKDRVPTLKPPMRKAPNPFKALTLLNRQQWLFFAVAFLGWTLDALDFFTVSLTTSELAEEFGKEISDISWGITLVLMLRSVGAITFGIASDRWGRKWPFIINNLLFIALEIGTGFTQTYQQFLAVRALFGIAMGGLYGNVAATALEDCPKEARGIVSGLLQQGYAFGYLLAAAFARALVGTTSHGWRPFYWFAGCLPVLAIVFRLFLPETNAYRQRQELRAEMPGNVTSAFISEGKVALKRHWLLLIYLVLLMAGFNFMSHGSQDLYPTLVQRQYGFSRDAVTVTQVVANLGALTGGTLCGWGSQIFGRRFSIIVISIVGGALLYPYTFISSHKIMAPAFFEQFCVQGAWGVIPIHLMELSPGSIRTFTVGTAYQLGNLVSSASSTIESTIGERFPLPPTEEGEERYDYGKVICIFMGCVYAYVIIVTFFGPERLGRDFDVENDEDVGEVRAERGVIDDMEKGRN; encoded by the exons ATGGCTGATGACCAGGTTAAGGCCCAGGCGGGCCATATTGAAGCCCCCGAGGAGCACAGACCTCTCACTTTCAAAGCTTGCTTCCAGTACTTGAAAGACCGCGTTCCAACACTAAAGCCTCCTATGCGCAAAGCCCCAAACCCATTCAAAGCTTTGACGTTGCTGAATAGACAGCAGTGGCTGTTCTTTGCG GTGGCTTTCCTAGGTTGGACGCTTGACGCCCTCGATTTCTTCACTGTCTCCCTGACTACCTCTGAACTCGCCGAGGAATTCGGCAAGGAAATTAGCGATATTTCCTGGGGAATTACTCTCGTTCTCATGCTCCGCAGCGTCGGTGCGATCACCTTTGGTATTGCCTCGGATCGATGGGGCCGCAAGTGGCctttcatcatcaacaacctcctttTTATCGCATTGGAAATCGGCACTGGTTTCACTCAGACTTACCAGCAGTTTCTCGCTGTTCGTGCCCTCTTCGGCATCGCCATGGGCGGATTGTATGGGAATGTTGCGGCGACGGCGCTAGAGGATTGTCCCAAGGAAGCGCGTGGGATTGTCTctggtctgctgcagcagggcTATGCATTCGGATATCTTTTAGCCGCTGCCTTTGCGCGTGCACTTGTGGGAACAACCTCCCACGGCTGGAGACCGTTCTATTGGTTTGCAGGGTGTCTTCCTGTTCTGGCGATCGTTTTCCGGCTCTTCTTGCCCGAGACGAATGCTTATCGGCAGCGCCAGGAGCTCAGGGCTGAGATGCCGGGCAACGTCACCTCTGCTTTTATATCTGAGGGCAAGGTCGCGCTCAAGAGGCATTGGTTGCTTCTTATCTACCTTGTTCTACTCATGGCTGGTTTCAACTTCATG TCCCACGGCTCCCAAGACCTCTACCCGACGCTAGTCCAGCGCCAGTACGGCTTCTCTCGCGACGCCGTAACAGTGACCCAGGTCGTGGCCAACCTGGGCGCCCTAACCGGCGGCACGCTCTGCGGCTGGGGCTCCCAAATTTTCGGTCGTCGATTCAGTATTATTGTAATCAGCATTGTCGGCGGCGCCCTCCTATACCCATACACCTTTATTTCGAGCCATAAGATCATGGCTCCTGCCTTCTTCGAGCAGTTCTGCGTCCAAGGCGCGTGGGGCGTGATCCCCATCCACCTGATGGAACTCTCGCCAGGTTCTATCCGGACATTTACTGTCGGCACGGCATATCAGTTAGGTAATCTGGTGTCTTCCGCGAGCTCGACTATCGAATCGACTATCGGGGAGAGGTTCCCGCTACCGCCGAcggaggagggcgaagaaAGGTATGACTATGGCAAGGTGATTTGTATATTCATGGGCTGTGTCTATGCGTATGTGATTATTGTTACGTTTTTCGGGCCTGAGCGGCTGGGACGTGATTTTGATGTCGAGAACGATGAGGATGTTGGGGAGGTTAGGGCTGAGAGGGGTGTCATCGATGACATGGAGAAAGGTCGCAACTGA
- a CDS encoding uncharacterized protein (transcript_id=CADANIAT00007491) has product MESNNLKGHSKHDNKDDSTPETSDALQHRIAQLSLSNPYIESSGPDQSKQPDQPQSEGQAQEDASTSKGGSPVAHRISSRRADSDKPESDEQGEEDSDIEPEELLKTILTIDMPREVEVRAKIKGDFTVRILPSTSFTSSSGRGFAQVFKSCFILGSLDPAMTDEDQETKGSSSQSTPREVSTPPNLQKDSSAIWTTRSAKR; this is encoded by the exons ATGGAGTCCAACAATCTGAAAGGCCATTCCAAGCACGATAATAAGGATGACTCTACCCCAGAGACCAGTGACGCTCTCCAGCACCGCATAGCACAGCTCTCACTCTCAAACCCATATATCGAGAGCTCTGGTCCAGATCAGTCGAAGCAGCCAGATCAACCTCAATCAGAAGGACAAGCACAGGAAGACGCCAGCACTAGCAAGGGAGGGAGTCCAGTAGCCCATAGGATTAGCTCTCGCAGGGCGGACTCGGACAAGCCTGAGTCAGACGAGCAGGGTGAAGAGGATAGCGATATCGAGCCTGAAGAGCTACTTAAAACTATACTTACTATCGACATGCCTCGGGAAGTTGAAGTCCGAGCCAAAATCAAGGGAGACTTCACAGTGAGAATCTT ACCAAGCACCTCGTTTACTAGCTCTAGCGGTCGCGGCTTTGCCCAAGTGTTTAAAAGCTGCTTTATTCTTGGCTCGCTCGATCCTGCTATGACAGATGAAGATCAAGAAACCAAGGGTTCGTCATCTCAGTCAACGCCACGAGAGGTTTCCACTCCACCAAATCTGCAAAAGGATTCATCTGCAATATGGACCACGAGATCGGCTAAACGATGA